Below is a genomic region from Trichoderma asperellum chromosome 2, complete sequence.
ATATAGTATACGCCTTGAGGAATCATAAcactacctatatatattcacctatatctatctatctatctatatatatatatatatatgtaggtacatgtaggaaTAATAATCTCCTATTTTGAACTCGACATACCTATTTGCACTACTGATTCTTTACAATTCCATTTCGCATCAATGCGAATGATAGATATCAATAATCCAATGTCAAGCCTAAACCGGGTCTTCAAACGGCTCCGCTGTGGCACCGCAGCCCGCTAAACCAACTGGTTGGGCGAAGCTATGCTATTTGCACATGCATTTTGGTGACATAAAGAAACTCTAAACCACATCCTTTTTCCTCCAACACCCCCCTTCTGCCTCAGCTCAAACCAGGTCAATTGGGTGCCACACAGGCCGCAGATCCACGATGGAGCGCCACAAGCAGGCCGTGACCAAgattgccgccgccgtccgGGGCTACTTTGAGCGCGGCGAGTCGTATCGCATCTTCCACGGCTCGACGAACAGCACACGGCCTCGTCCCGGCCCGGGCCACCGCGCCGTCGACATCAGCGCCCTCGGCAACGTCCTGTCGGTCGATCGCGGTGCGCGGACGGCGCTCGTCGAGCCCAATGTGCCCATGGACCGCCTGGTCGAGGCGACGCTGCGCCACGGCCTGGTGCCGCCCGTCGTGATGGAGTTCCCCGGCATCAcggctggcggcggctacGCAGGCACAGCCGGCGAGAGCAGCTCGTTCCGCCACGGCTTCTTCGACGAGACGATCAACTACGTCGAGATGGTGCTGGGCAACGGCGAGGTTGTGCAGGCGTCGCCCAACGAGCGCTCGGATCTGTTCCGCGGCGCGGCGGGAGCTGTCGGGACTCTGGGCGTCACGACGCTCATGGAGCTGAACCTCATTGAGGCGCGCAAGTTTGTCCAGACCACCTACCACCGCACAAACAGCGTGGCCGAAGCTGCGGCCCGCGTCCGAGCCGAGACGCAGGACCCCAAGAACGACTACGTCGAcggcatcctcttctccaaggaCCACGGCGTTGTCATCACCGGCCGCTTGACGGACGACAAGCCCGATGATCGCAAGGCCCAGACCTTCAGCCACGCCCAGGATCCTTGGTACTACCTGCACGTCCAGGACAAGACCCGTCACACCTCGGCCGAAACGCCTCTCGACGCCGTCACCGACTACATCCCGCTCGCCGAGTACCTGTTCCGCTACGACCGCGCGGGCTTCTGGGTCGGCGCCCAGGGCTTCACCTACTTCAAGTACGTGCCCTTCACCAGCTTCTGGCGCTGGTTCCTCGACGACTTCATGCACACCCGCATGCTCTACCGCGCCCTGCACGCCAGCGGCGAGTCCGCCCGCTTCGTCGTCCAGGACCTCGCCATCCCCTACGACAAGGCGGCCGAGTTCGTCGACTACACCACCGACGAGTTCGGCATCTGGCCCCTCTGGCTGTGCCCCCTGAAGGAGACGCCCAACCCGACCTTCCACCCTACGTGCGAGACGGAGACGGTGGCCGCAAAGGACGGCAGCGCAGCAACCACCGTCGTCCCCAAGCCGATGCTAAACATTGGCGTCTGGGGCTGGGGCCCCGAGAACCACGACGAGTTCATCACCAAGAACCGCGCGCTCGAGGACAAGCTCGTCCAGCTCGGCGGCCGCAAGTGGCTCTACGCCCACACGTACTACTCGGAGGACGAGTTCTGGCAGGTCTACGACAAGCCGTGGTACCAGGCATTGAGGGAGAAGTACAGCGCCACGACGCTGCCCTCGGTCTACGACAAGGTCAAGATTGACATTGAGGCCAGCAGGAAGGAGCGGCAGCTGTGGAAGAAGTCGCTCAAGAGCAAGTGGCCTGTGGGCGGGCTGTATGGCATTTGGAGGAGCATTCTTACGAGGGACTATAATCTGCATAGACATGCGGAGTGGAAATACAAGGGAGATGAGTGATGATGCATGTAGAAttaaaagggaaaaggaaaaaagagagagagagagagagagaaaaggagcttGATGTGAACATGGCGGGGATTAGATTAGATTAGACCAAAAGAAGGGCTTGCTTTACAGcttacttactttactacCTAGGCATGCAAACCTATCAGCCAAAATGGCCAATGTAAACAGAAATAGAAAACCAATGGATACCCTGAGCACATAACTTCATAGAGAGCGCAACCTGGTTATTGTGGCACATCATATCATGTCTATATTTTGAAGGCTTTAAAGCTCTTGAGAACCAAGCTCATCtctaaaatatactttacaCTAATGATACCCCCAGCACATGAGTGCATCATTTGCCtccctcttcatcactcCTCctttgtaatttttttacgGCCTTTCATTACGGGTCTTAAAAACTTTGCCCAACAGTACCGTCTAtattccaaaaaaaaaaaaaaaaaaaaaaaaaaaatcattcaTCGCAAAAAAATTTCAAGTTGTCATCTGCATTTCCTCGACAGATGAGTCTATCGCTGTGCTTCGTCGTGCCACTAGAGAAGAGTATTCCCGCAAAAATCGCCTAATAGTGGTAAAAATAGGACGCCGTGTGCTCCATGCCGCACAAATTAttcaaacagaaaaaaataagttttctTTATGTTCAATGAAAAggggtggtggtggaagaagtagaagaagatcAAAAGTCAAAGGCAATTTAGACCTGGACCTTGTATTCGCGCTTGAACATGTCGTCAATCTTCTCCAGGTAGTAGGTGCCAGGAGCGATGGTAGAGGCATCACCCTTGGGGGTGTAGTCCTTCTGGAGATGGGCCTGCTTTCGGAGGTTGCACATCTCATCGTAGGTCTCGGGGGGACAGCTCTGCGGGCCTCCAGACGAGCGGGGATATCCAGGGTCTTGTGGATGTTCTCTACGTTGCCAACGACGCGGAGAGACAGGAAGGTAGCGGCGAGGCCGGAGCCGTAGCTGAAGAGACCAATTCGCTTGTTCTCGAGAGCCTTGCTGTCGTTGAAGGACAGCAGACTGGCCAGACCACCCCAGACACTGGCGCAGTACATGTTACCGCAGAGGGTGGCGACCTGGATGGCGGGGTTGACACGCTCCTGGAAGCGCTTCTTGGTGAGGGTCATGAAGGTCTTCTCAAGAGCCTTATCGGTCAGAGACTTCTCATAATCCATGTCACGCAGCTCAGGGGCGACCTCGGCGAAGGCAGCGGCATCAGCGTTGGTCAGGAAGTCGTGGTACAGCAGTCTGGCGTATGACTTCTGGACCAGCTTGCATGTAGGGGCATGGAAGGCAAGGTAGTCGAAGCGGTCGAGAGGGGTCTTGCTGGAGTCGACACCGTTGGTGGTGCCGTTGGCAAGCTTGGCCTCCTTCTTGCAGTAGTCCCGGTAGGCAGCATCGAGAGCCTTGGTGTAGCAAGTGAGGGAGAAGTGGCCATCGACAACGGGGTACTCGCTGGTCAGGTCAGGCTTGTAGAAGTCGTAGGCGTGCTGCATGAAGGTGCCACGCAGACCGGGCTCAACAACAAGAGGGGCGTTAGGGCCAACAAGGATGGccacagcgccagcgccaccgGTTGGTCGGGCAGCACCCTTGGCATAGAGGGCAATGTCACCAGCGACCACAATGGCGTCGCGGCCGTCCCAGCCTGAGGACTCGATCCAGTTGACACTGTTGAGGAAGGCGTTGGTGCCGCCGTAGCAGGCGTTGATGGTGTCGACACCCTCAATGTTGGTGTTGTCACCGAATAGCTGCATCAGGACAGTCTTGACAGACTTGGACTTGTCGAGGATGGTCTCGGTGCCAACCTCGAGACGGCCGATCTCGTTGACGTCGATGTTGTAGTTCTTGATGAGTCTTGAGGTGACGGTGAGAGCCATGGAGTAGATATCTAGAGTCAATGTTAGCCGTGGGTTCAAGAGATTTCAGGGGTATAGgagggcagaaaaaaaaaggttgtAAAGAATGCGCGGGGAGGATAGAGAAATTCCAACTTACCCTCACGGTCGTCACAGAAGGCCATCTTGGTCTGGCCTAGACCAATGGTGTACTTGCCAGCGGAAACACCATCGAACTTCTCGAGCTCGGTCTGCTCAACATACTGTTGGGAGAAATCATTGTCAGCGGCATGGTTCTCCAGCGGCACGGTGGTGGATGGAGGGGCAATTGACAAACCTGGCTGGGGAAGTAAATCTcaatggccttgatgccaATGTTCTGAGGTCGGGCGGCCATTTTGAAGGGTAGAACTGAGTGCAATGAAGCTTCTGAGAGAGCTTTTGGAGTGAGTTGAGGGAATGAAGGGGgtgaaagagaggaaagcTGCCAGCTCAGGAGGGGATAGTCGTCGACTTTCTAGGTGCTGGGACGTGGCGGGCTGCATGTCCATTTAAAGGTTTTCACCGCCCCTTGCGGCAGGCGGTGCGCATCGCTGTAGCGCCTTAGTCGCAGGGGACTGCATAGCTGCAGCGCTTCTGCCAGGGGTCGCGCTACCGGTGGACACTCCCGCTATGATTTAGCAGGCAGAGATGCATCCACAGGTGGGATCCAGATGCTGGCTAGGTGGGGAGGGGccgttgctttttttttttttgtgccaTTTTGGCGCTTTTTTGATCGCATCTATCTGGCCTTGGAAATTGCATGCCCGAGTAGACTGCCGGTAGTGCGAGTACTTTGTTCACTGGGCGGATCGCGACTACGAGTACGGCACACCACACACGAATACAGTACCTGAGCACAGAGATACGAGCAAGTCCTCTCAGCGGGCAGCAGGGAAGAAGATCTGCTGTATACCTTGCCTTAGGCAGGTAGCAGCACCTACCACACTGCCTgtgctttttgctcttcgCATTGATTCATCTGTTATCTGTGATTCCTCGCACAAGCGAGTAAGTTTGTGGGGGAAAGGATAATCTAACCTTCATCATCAAGTGggctctggctgctgctactcCCTACTCGCCCCAGAATTCCTTGTAGTAGCATCAGCTACCTGCTTGTACTCCCAAATGCTCTCGTGCCTTGCTGCTACCGTGTCCTCCCTTTTCCTCTCGCGGGCCCAATTCGCTCCATATTTCGTAAGTATTAGCCTGCTATTGACATGTGTGTGGCTTTTCCAGTCGGGCCGCGTGTCGCCGCaggttctctctctcatgaAGTGCCAGCTCACTGGCTGCCTCTATTCCCATCGCCCAGATCCAAGCGCATTGTCCAAAGTCTTACCATGCTGCGTTGTCAATCGCCCCAccacctttcttctcttccgcTTCCTATATCGCTCCAATCCTCTTTGTCCCACCATTCCCTCTTCAGCTTaggctttgcttgcttccaGGGACCAACGCCAGCATAATCTCCTTTCAGCCATCTATGTACTACTTGTAGATAGCATTCTTAGGTGGTCAAGATGCATCATTGGCCCTGGCTTAGACCAAATCCCTATTATACACGGTTGTAAGACCAATCTCAGCCGGCCCGTGTACAGTTGCGGCTAGTCCATCACCGAATCTAATGCGCCGAATCAATTGCGCCGACTGccgttcttctcttctctccgtGAGCTTGCTCCGAAAACCATCTCTGTTGGGCAAACGGCGAGGTCAGACTGAACACGGTGAGACCGATGTTTTGGCCTCTTGCATTCACCGACATGTCATATGCAAGGATGGATGCCGTTTGAGAAAATCTTTTCACCACCTTGTCTCAGAGACATGTCTATATCCTCTCCCATTGTCTTCTCTTCAAGGAGCACTTACTTCATAGTAAACTTTGCAACCTTAAAATGGTAACGACACCAAAATCCCCCTTTTCCTAGCACGCAAAAGCTTGTGATATGTAAACTACGAGGCTACAAAGTACCATTCGTCCGCAGATTGTTATCAGAAGCTCTTACAGGTGTTATCGTTACTCCGTAGCCGCGCAAGCCATTGCTTCGTTCTCACGACGTCCGCTCGGATTCCGGGCACGGCCCCACCGCCGGCGTCGTGCAACTCGGATCGCAAAAGTCGCAGCCCAGCGGCGCGTGAATCAAGAATGGCATCCAAGACGAGCGGCAAAGCAATACAATCCTTGACAAACGGATAGATAGCAGATTCGCCCGCTGTGATGTGTCGCATTTCACCAAATTACAGCCAACTCCAGATTGCCGCGCATGAAACACTCAATCAGTCGAGAATACGAATACGAATTAGAAGCAGTTATTTTGCACTAGGACCTTGCGCTATCGCGAATACGCCCAGCGCCGTGCGGCAATTACCTGTACGGGACCCGCAGCGATCTCCATGTAATCTCTATTGGCCAGCGTACTCGGACAGCATGATCACAACAGCTACGCCAATGCGTGTATCGCAACACCTCGCTGCTTCGTTGCGGGGAAGCGGCATCTATCAGTGCTGGTGCACGGACGGCGTGATCCTGCATATTGGTAGAATCCCATCTGACTGCTATCGATACAGCAGCTTTTCTGCATACGGGAGAGCGTGAGCAGGTAGGATCGTAGTAGTACACAACCATGACAATTCTCCAGCCTGGTTACTACGTTTCTTTTGAGGCAAATTTACCCATCCATAAGCAAAATGCAATCCCACATAAagatatataagtatatgaGGGAATGCATGATAAAACCGAAAGAGCTAGTCTTGATAATGCAGAGTAGTGCTGGGTGGTTGTATTAAGAACGCGGAAAGTCTCATCGATCCCGTCCGGATAAGTAAGCACCATAAACGTCATATCGTGGACTTTGTATGGCATCCGATCAATACAACAACGTCATGTCAGAGCGAATTATACGATGCGGAGGTTGAATTGGTgatttttcatctttttttcttatttcatGTAATCTATTGATATCGATACAGTGCTATTCGCAAGAGccaaaaaatacaaaatactAAAAGTTCCAAAAAACGCCACGCTATGCGATCTGTTGTGTGACATTTGTCAAGTAGCAATCATACACGTTCATACTCAGAGTCAGAGGCCGTGTTCTTCTTATCCTCTTTAACAGTTCCTGCTGCCTCTGGTGTCTCTACAGCCTCGGGCTTCACTTCACCATCCTTTGCAGTCTCCTttgcagcctcttctccagcggACGGAGACTGTTTGGGAGTATCATCGGCACTCTTCGTTTCAGTGCTCTCCTTGTTATCCGATGTCTCGGTCTTTGCCTTGTCGTCCtcttcgctcttcttcttctcctcttcagccttgagcttattcttctcctcttcctctcgctCCTTGCGtcgcttctcagcctcctgaatctccttttccttcttatcCTTGCGAGTCTGAATCACCCAAGCCTCAGCAGCGTCAATGGCTTCCTCAGGAGAACGCTTGTGCCTAAGAAGCAGTCCCTGAATCTCGGCGGGGCTGAACTCGTGCTCGGGAATCTTGGCTGAAAACTGCGTAGATAGGCCATCAATGCGCTCAGAGATCTCAGCGTGCTGTCGAGCCCATCTCTCCTTTGCCTCCTCAGTGGGCTCAGCACGCTTAGGAGTACTAGTACCGTCCTTGGACTTGATAGCAAGCTCGTTTGAAGAGAACTCGCTCTCAAAGGGGGCATAGATGGCGCGGAAGATGGACTCGGACATGGTCTTGTCggcaagagagaagggaaCAATCATATCCACACGGCCGGGTCGGATCAGTGCCTTGTCCAGCTTCTCGATGTGGTTGGTTGTCATGATAAGCAGACGTCCCTCTTGCGAGGCAACTCCATCAAGGATATTGAGGAGACCAGAGAGTGAAAGGCGACCAGTCGATCCCGAGTTTGAATTAGTAGAAGGAGGTTGGGGTGGTGCCGAAGGGTTCGTGCCGGGAACGGGGGTAGGCGCAGCCTCTGGCTCTTCTCGCGTATGAGTCAAGCCAGCAGTGTCGATATCTTCGAGAAGGACAAGACAACGAGTGGGGAGGCTGCCGAAGAGAGAAGTGAGGCCCTCCTCGGTGGCATTGATGGAGCTGAGGCTGACAATGTAAATCTTCATGCGGAAGTATCCTGCCAGGGCCAAGCTGAGCGAACTCTTCCCGGTGCCTGGGGGCCCATGGAGGAGGTAACCACGTCGATAAGGAATACCACGGTTAGCATACCATCGACGAGTAGCAGGGTTGAGGTAGTCGGCGGTATCGGCAATCAGGTcctgcttcagcttctcaTTCAGGATAACGGTAGAGAAGGGACGATTGGGACGAGACAAGCTGCGCTGCCAGTATGGCTCTCCGCCATAAGCAGAGCCGCTGGAGCTTCTGTAGATGAGAGTCTTGCGTTCGTCCTTTTTGAGGTACATCTGGCGAGCCTCGGCGAGGAGCTCCTTTAAGAGGCGAGGGTTTCGACCAAAGCATGAGATGGAGAGCTCCTCTCGCTCGCTGGCGCTTTGGAAGTTGATCTGCTGCTGGTTCTGGTGGCGCTCAAAAAACAGAGGGCGGCTCTTGTACCAGAACAGATGAGAGCCAAAGGATGGGGTATAATGAAGATTCTGCTTTGGTCCGATGAAATCGACAGTCATGTCTTCTTCAccctcgtcgtcgctgtcATCATCCGAGTTTCCTCCCCAGACGTAGCTGCTGCGAGAGTAGAGGTCGGTGTTGACCAGGAAGCGGCGTGAGTTTTGCGAAAACTTCTGGCGCGAGATCCAAAGCATGAGCATGTTGTAGATCTCGTCATCAGTGCGCACCCTGAAGGACGACATGAGATACTCGTCGATCCACGCCCACGCAGAGGTGCTGATATAGCCCCATACGAAGTTCAAGCCGAAAATGGCGACTATCAGAGGGATGTAGAAGTTGAGGTCAATGCCGAGGTAGGTGTGTAAGGCTGAGGAGAACATGGAGAAGCCAGGGAAGAAGTAGTTGAGGAGGGCGAACTGAGGGTTGGGTACAATCCCGCCCGGGAGCTGCGCCGACATGTTGATGAAGGGATCCATGACGGGCAGCGAGTGTTGATGCTGGCTGCTTGATTGATCCAGGTTGTGGCAGTATATGAGGTATTGGGATATGGGGTTGTATAGGACGGGTCCCAGCAGAAGAGCCCCACGAAATTCAATGTAAATGCAGTGAATTAAGCTGTAAGCGAGCCTCTCCCCCCAAAAGAAGGCCCCAGGTGAAGCAGTCCCAAAGCCAGTCTGTAGCAAGCAGAAAGGAGCAGATGGAGGACAGAGGAGTGATGGGCTGCGAGACTGTCTTGCATGCAGCCATGCGACGAGCGCTCTCCCTCTTATATATGCATGTCCCAAAAGCCAGAGCCCAAGAATGATGTTTGACAGCTGAGCTGCGGCCTGGAGCCGGTGGAGCCCAGCCAAGGCGATGCAGCGGCCTTGAGTGGCCAGAGCCAGGATTGCCGGCAGATCTCGTTGGATGACTCCCGTCCGAGGTGGGGAATTGGCTGCCTGATTGCACGGAGCTTGGATGGGAGGCCCCTCTTTGGAGCCGCCACCGAAATGGACTTTGCAGCATGTGCTTGTGttgtggtttttttctttttccccctcaAAATCCATCACAATCCAGCATACGGATGCATCTATGtggtatttattatacatcTTTATATTCATGGATTTCATAATGATAATTCCACAACGTTTGGCAGCAGCGTGGCACAAACCATTTCTCAATGGCTATTTGTCGAGTGGCAGCCCATCTAATGCGGTGTAATCCATTCCTCCCTGCATGTATAACCTTGGTAGTCTAATTAGGTACTATGTACTACTGTATCATCTCCCCCaaatctcttcctctctctcctctctctctctctctccatagCCTCGATACCAATCATAAGGTCAAACGAGTTGAACAAGGATCTGACCGCCGATTGAGTCACTGGCGAGAAATTGCAACGAGCCGCAAGCTCCAGCCAGCGGCTAAGCCTCACAGCCTCCTCCCAACGGCCTCTCACCTCCCTCTCCAGCGTCGCAGGTGCCTTGTAAGGCTGCCTGGACAAGGAGAAAACGGCCCATCAGCGCGAGGCCCAATTCGGGCCAACGGCTGCACGCTAACAGACTCGAGTGCAAATTCACAGCGCATCTGCACTGCAAAGCGCCGCTGGTGTTAATCACGGCGTTTTCTTGGGAAAAGTGGAGGGGAATAGCACCGCCTCTTTGACACGGCAGGACAGGCAGGAATGGCGGAGAACCCAACGGATGCTACGTACATGGAGGTATGAAATGCAAATCAAGTATAAAATCCAGTCCGGAATAtctgttcctttttttttttttttttttgcctcacCATTATATACCGCAAATACGAAGTGCAGCgtacatacttgtagcagcagcagctacttTAGTTGTATGTAAATGGTTGCTTTGGTACGGGGTATAAGTGGCCTGCGCCGGCGCCGCTCGCACACCAGGCCGCTAGAAAGGTCATATTAATCTCATAGTCTCAGATAAAATGAACTTCTGTTCATATTCAGATTTGGTGATAGCTGCATGGGGTGAGCTCGGTGTCGAATTCAGTGCACAGGGTGCATTGTTTCTTAATTGCTCTATATCGAATTGCTAGCACAGACAGTTATAAGCGTAAATACAAAAGAATTAATGCTCAATCAATAACGGAGTACGCAATTCTATATTCAAAGAAAGTAACACCGTGCGTATATGAGATAAAGCATATGCATCAGCGACAGTAGAAGTGGTGCCTTGTTTGCGACTCATTGAAATATAATATCGACCTCAAGGGTAAGTCCGGCTTAGAATGTAAAAAAGTAAGCGCTCATCTAATAGGTACTGTCGCTCAATAGATGTAGTAATATGAAACAGTCTGACAACCTTATCCAAAAAGGCAGCCATGTCTCAATTCCCTCCCAGCATGTACTCACGCCATCAACAGCCAAACCGCATGAAACGCTCCATCCTTACTCAGTCCCATCTGTAAATATGCACGTGGCGTAGAATATGCCATCTAAGGAGAAATGCGTGCTTGCGGATTATTGGGTGTTTGTCGTTTCTCAGCAACGACTCTCATGAAAATTCCATCAGGAACAGAGCATCTCTCATAGTCGTGTTCTTGCCCGTCGGGAAAAGAAGCCGAGGCATTTACTCTTTGGTTTTCTATGAGAAACTGGCACAGATTGGTTGGCGTGACTTTGCCCTGGAGTCGCCAAAGCACAGCTTGCGCGTTTCAATGCCGATGGAAGCGGAGCGCTGACCCTTGATCTTGCTTTTGGCGTTGGATCTGGCGGTGGATTGACAGAAAAATTGAATGTACCGGACTTTTGCGAACACTTTTCAGGTGTCACCTTCTCACATATGGTCTCCCCATGCGCGTCCTCTTCATGTGTGGCTATATCGTCAGTACCCATCTGTTTTCCCTCCTGCTCAGAAGGTTTCTTGTTCCTTCTACACTTCCTGTGACACCGAGGCTGGACAACCCAAGAGTACTGCGTTCTATGTCCGGAGAACGAACAATCGAAAATTCTGTTTCGACGTTTTGGTGCCTTTCTCGTCACCTTCTTGATTGTCGAGGGAAACGTGCCGCCGGAGGCGTATACCAGGAACCTGAAGAATGGGCTTGGGTTTTGAGGGACTTCTAGATActtcagcttctttggcttgtttTTGGAGCTGGGTTTGGGATTACTGTCTTCGGAGGAACAGTTGTCTTCAGAAAAACTGTGGTATTCAGAGGAATTGTTGTCTTCAGAGGAAGTGGTCGGTTCTTGTCGAGATAATGGCATGGGCACCTGCGGTGAATGCGAGGAAGATGACtggggcgaagaagaaaggaaaagaatggACCTCATCATTGATAGAACGGCATGCATAATATTAGCAAAGTAATGTCTgctcatcctattcgatagACGGCGTTTTAGATGGGGGTTTCTGCTGTATCGAAGCTTGGATATTGGGCGAGACCTGTATCTATGTTCAGTACATGGAAGAAAGCGACAAAGATGAACAATACTATGGGAGCCCTCTGAACAATGGAATTGTATGTTTAGGATATCTATATGTCTGAAACGAAGATAGAAAGGCACGGCTATTTCGTTTATCTGCCATTAGTTTGCTCATCTTATGAACCCGTTTGCCGTGCAAGGCTTCTGCAGGGGAGTTGAATTGTCATTGAGCAATTAACTGCAAGCTTCTTGATTCCGGCTTGAAAACCGGCTTCTTAACGTGGTTTTATTCTACGCCatgttaaaaaaacaaaaccaacTATCAACGAGTCAAacggctgctgaagatgtaGCGAGTGAAATCGTCCAAACGGGCAGCACAGGCATCCAAGACTAAAAACGGTGTTGCATCCATCTAGCATGCACTCGCACATAAAACCATGCCCGGAAAATGAATTACAGTCATTTCattcaaaaaagaaataaagtatatacagtaaataaataaaacaataaagGTAAACCGGCAACCTTTGCGCTCTAAAGTAAAGTGAATAATGTTACTCGTGATATTGGCTTCTGGGGTCCGCCATTGATGGCCTcgcatcatctcatctgccTTTGGGTATCATCCCTTTTCATCCCTAGGGTCTCTCTATTTG
It encodes:
- a CDS encoding uncharacterized protein (EggNog:ENOG41), with the protein product MERHKQAVTKIAAAVRGYFERGESYRIFHGSTNSTRPRPGPGHRAVDISALGNVLSVDRGARTALVEPNVPMDRLVEATLRHGLVPPVVMEFPGITAGGGYAGTAGESSSFRHGFFDETINYVEMVLGNGEVVQASPNERSDLFRGAAGAVGTLGVTTLMELNLIEARKFVQTTYHRTNSVAEAAARVRAETQDPKNDYVDGILFSKDHGVVITGRLTDDKPDDRKAQTFSHAQDPWYYLHVQDKTRHTSAETPLDAVTDYIPLAEYLFRYDRAGFWVGAQGFTYFKYVPFTSFWRWFLDDFMHTRMLYRALHASGESARFVVQDLAIPYDKAAEFVDYTTDEFGIWPLWLCPLKETPNPTFHPTCETETVAAKDGSAATTVVPKPMLNIGVWGWGPENHDEFITKNRALEDKLVQLGGRKWLYAHTYYSEDEFWQVYDKPWYQALREKYSATTLPSVYDKVKIDIEASRKERQLWKKSLKSKWPLSSAFPRQMSLSLCFVVPLEKSIPAKIA
- the ERG13 gene encoding 3-hydroxy-3-methylglutaryl coenzyme A synthase; protein product: MAARPQNIGIKAIEIYFPSQYVEQTELEKFDGVSAGKYTIGLGQTKMAFCDDREDIYSMALTVTSRLIKNYNIDVNEIGRLEVGTETILDKSKSVKTVLMQLFGDNTNIEGVDTINACYGGTNAFLNSVNWIESSGWDGRDAIVVAGDIALYAKGAARPTGGAGAVAILVGPNAPLVVEPGLRGTFMQHAYDFYKPDLTSEYPVVDGHFSLTCYTKALDAAYRDYCKKEAKLANGTTNGVDSSKTPLDRFDYLAFHAPTCKLVQKSYARLLYHDFLTNADAAAFAEVAPELRDMDYEKSLTDKALEKTFMTLTKKRFQERVNPAIQVATLCGNMYCASVWGGLASLLSFNDSKALENKRIGLFSYGSGLAATFLSLRVVGNVENIHKTLDIPARLEARRAVPPRPTMRCATSESRPISRRTTPPRVMPLPSLLAPTTWRRLTTCSSANTRSRSKLPLTFDLLLLLPPPPLFIEHKENLFFSV
- a CDS encoding uncharacterized protein (TransMembrane:2 (i21-42o48-74i)) translates to MDPFINMSAQLPGGIVPNPQFALLNYFFPGFSMFSSALHTYLGIDLNFYIPLIVAIFGLNFVWGYISTSAWAWIDEYLMSSFRVRTDDEIYNMLMLWISRQKFSQNSRRFLVNTDLYSRSSYVWGGNSDDDSDDEGEEDMTVDFIGPKQNLHYTPSFGSHLFWYKSRPLFFERHQNQQQINFQSASEREELSISCFGRNPRLLKELLAEARQMYLKKDERKTLIYRSSSGSAYGGEPYWQRSLSRPNRPFSTVILNEKLKQDLIADTADYLNPATRRWYANRGIPYRRGYLLHGPPGTGKSSLSLALAGYFRMKIYIVSLSSINATEEGLTSLFGSLPTRCLVLLEDIDTAGLTHTREEPEAAPTPVPGTNPSAPPQPPSTNSNSGSTGRLSLSGLLNILDGVASQEGRLLIMTTNHIEKLDKALIRPGRVDMIVPFSLADKTMSESIFRAIYAPFESEFSSNELAIKSKDGTSTPKRAEPTEEAKERWARQHAEISERIDGLSTQFSAKIPEHEFSPAEIQGLLLRHKRSPEEAIDAAEAWVIQTRKDKKEKEIQEAEKRRKEREEEEKNKLKAEEEKKKSEEDDKAKTETSDNKESTETKSADDTPKQSPSAGEEAAKETAKDGEVKPEAVETPEAAGTVKEDKKNTASDSEYERV